One region of Pseudomonas sp. B21-040 genomic DNA includes:
- a CDS encoding NAD(P)H-dependent oxidoreductase, whose product MKKVLLLNGGKKFAHSDGRYNTTLHEAALSVLDRGGMDIKTTFIDEGYDIADEVAKFLWADVIIYQMPGWWMGAPWTVKKYLDEVFTEGHGSLYASDGRTRSDASQKYGSGGLIQGKQYMLSLTWNAPQQAFDDPSDFFEGKGVDAVYFPFHKANEFLGMTGLPTFLSVDVMKRPNIEADVARYEQHLTEVFGLPA is encoded by the coding sequence ATGAAAAAAGTCCTGTTGCTCAATGGCGGTAAAAAATTCGCCCACTCCGATGGCCGCTACAACACCACCCTGCATGAAGCTGCACTGAGCGTGCTGGATCGCGGCGGCATGGATATCAAAACCACCTTCATCGACGAGGGTTACGACATCGCCGATGAAGTCGCCAAATTCCTCTGGGCCGACGTGATCATTTATCAAATGCCCGGCTGGTGGATGGGCGCGCCGTGGACCGTGAAAAAGTACCTCGACGAAGTCTTCACCGAAGGCCATGGCAGCCTCTACGCCAGCGACGGCCGCACCCGTTCCGACGCGTCGCAAAAGTACGGCAGCGGCGGCCTGATTCAAGGCAAGCAATACATGCTGTCGCTGACTTGGAACGCACCTCAACAAGCGTTCGATGACCCGAGCGATTTCTTCGAAGGCAAAGGGGTGGACGCGGTGTACTTCCCGTTCCACAAGGCCAACGAGTTTCTCGGCATGACTGGCCTGCCGACTTTCCTGAGCGTCGACGTGATGAAACGCCCGAACATCGAAGCCGATGTGGCGCGCTATGAGCAGCATTTGACCGAGGTGTTCGGCCTGCCGGCGTAA
- a CDS encoding LysR family transcriptional regulator — MKARSDELQIFVCVIECGSISAAAEQVGQTPSAVSRTLSRLEAKLDTTLINRTTRRMDLTEEGKYFFEHAKRILDQMDELEERLNSRQQTPSGRLRINAASPFMLHAIVPYIDEFRRLYPDIQLELNSNDLIIDLLEQSTDIAIRIGTLTDSTLHARSLGCSPLHIVASPAYLEQHGTPQAVADLSEHTLLGFTQNEGLNQWPLRYVHGDRWPIQASISASSGETIRHLALEGQGIASLSHYMTIEDIRAGRLKVLLAEFNSGYRQPINAVYYRNSQLALRIQCFLDFIQSKLAEYANSDFKG, encoded by the coding sequence GTGAAAGCCAGATCCGATGAGTTGCAGATTTTTGTCTGCGTGATTGAGTGCGGGTCTATCTCCGCTGCGGCTGAACAGGTCGGGCAAACGCCCTCGGCGGTCAGTCGCACGTTGTCACGGCTGGAGGCCAAGCTCGATACCACGTTGATCAATCGCACCACGCGGCGCATGGACCTGACCGAGGAGGGCAAGTACTTCTTCGAGCACGCCAAGCGGATTCTCGATCAGATGGACGAGCTTGAAGAACGCCTCAACTCACGCCAGCAAACCCCGTCCGGGCGGCTGCGGATCAATGCCGCCTCACCGTTCATGCTGCACGCCATCGTGCCGTACATCGACGAATTCCGCCGGCTCTACCCGGACATTCAGCTGGAACTCAACAGCAATGACCTGATCATCGATCTGCTGGAACAAAGCACCGACATCGCCATCCGCATCGGCACCCTGACCGACTCCACGTTGCATGCCCGTTCCCTGGGGTGCAGCCCGTTGCATATCGTCGCCAGCCCGGCGTACCTGGAGCAGCACGGTACGCCGCAGGCAGTTGCGGATTTGAGTGAGCACACGCTACTGGGGTTTACCCAGAATGAAGGCCTCAATCAGTGGCCGCTGCGTTATGTGCATGGCGATCGCTGGCCGATACAGGCGTCGATCAGCGCTTCCAGCGGCGAGACCATTCGCCACCTGGCGCTGGAAGGCCAGGGCATCGCCAGCCTGTCGCACTACATGACCATCGAAGACATTCGTGCCGGGCGTTTGAAAGTGCTGCTGGCCGAATTCAACAGCGGCTATCGCCAGCCGATCAACGCGGTGTACTACCGCAACTCGCAACTGGCCTTGCGGATTCAGTGTTTCCTGGACTTTATCCAAAGCAAATTGGCGGAGTACGCGAACTCGGATTTCAAGGGCTGA
- a CDS encoding NAD-dependent epimerase/dehydratase family protein produces the protein MNVFVTGAAGFIGGSIATGLIRAGHTVTGLVRSAEQANELSALGITPVIGTLDDNALLAEQARTADAVINAASSDHRGAVEALLNALRGSNKVFLHTSGSSIVGDASGGKSSDVIYFEDNLPEPTADKAARVAIDNLILAAANDGVNSAVICNTLIYGHSLGVSRDSVQLPRLLKQARKSGVVRHVGPGQNIWSNVHIEDVVSLYLLALTKNVPGTFYFVESGEASFIDMTTAMAGALKLGAAQDWPLKDAEAEWGYEMANYGLGSNSRVRGQKARELLGWVPQRTSVIDWIRDEMV, from the coding sequence ATGAACGTATTCGTTACCGGTGCTGCCGGTTTTATCGGCGGTTCCATCGCCACCGGTCTGATCCGTGCCGGCCACACCGTCACCGGCCTGGTGCGCAGCGCTGAACAAGCCAATGAACTGAGCGCCTTGGGCATCACCCCAGTGATCGGCACGCTCGACGACAACGCCCTGCTCGCCGAACAGGCTCGCACTGCCGACGCCGTTATCAACGCCGCCAGCAGCGACCATCGTGGCGCCGTCGAGGCGTTGCTCAACGCCCTGCGTGGCTCCAACAAAGTGTTCCTGCACACCAGCGGTTCGAGCATCGTCGGCGATGCGTCGGGCGGCAAATCAAGTGACGTCATCTACTTCGAAGACAACTTGCCGGAACCGACTGCCGACAAGGCTGCCCGCGTGGCCATCGACAACCTGATCCTCGCCGCGGCGAACGACGGCGTGAACTCGGCCGTGATCTGCAACACCCTGATCTACGGCCACAGCCTGGGTGTCAGTCGCGACAGCGTGCAACTGCCGCGCTTGCTCAAACAGGCGCGCAAAAGTGGCGTGGTCCGGCATGTCGGCCCGGGGCAGAACATCTGGTCCAACGTGCACATCGAAGACGTGGTGTCCCTGTATCTGTTGGCGTTGACCAAGAACGTACCGGGCACGTTCTACTTCGTTGAAAGCGGTGAAGCGTCGTTCATCGACATGACCACCGCGATGGCCGGGGCGCTGAAGTTGGGGGCGGCGCAAGACTGGCCGCTCAAAGATGCCGAAGCCGAGTGGGGGTATGAGATGGCCAACTACGGTTTGGGTTCCAACAGCCGGGTGCGTGGTCAAAAGGCGCGTGAACTGCTGGGCTGGGTGCCGCAGCGGACGTCGGTGATTGACTGGATTCGTGACGAGATGGTGTGA
- a CDS encoding SulP family inorganic anion transporter, with the protein MKPKRLRADVLAGLTTSFALLPECIAFALVAHLNPLMGLYGAFIICTLTALFGGRPGMVSGAAGSMAVVIVALVVQHGVQYLLATVLLGGLIMLAFGLLKLGKLVRMVPHPVMLGFVNGLAIIIALAQLEHFKSGETWLSGTPLSLMTGLVAVTMAIVYLLPRLTRAVPPALVAILSVGLAVYLLGLPTRTLGDMAHIAGGLPTFALPDIPWSLETLRIIAPYAILMALVGLLETLLTLNLTDEITESRGFPDRECVALGAANMVSGVFGGMGGCAMIGQTVINLSSGGRGRLSGVVAGVLILLFILFLSPLIERIPLAALVGVMFVVSQQTFAWASLRVVNKVPLNDVLVIIAVTVITVFTDLATAVMCGIIIAALNFAWQQARQLYADSHLENDGSKLYRVHGTLFFASTTPFLNQFDPANDPAQVTLDCRHLSFVDYSAISALDTLRERYTKAGKHLRVLHVSARCKKLLKRARVSHD; encoded by the coding sequence ATGAAACCCAAACGTCTACGCGCCGATGTCCTGGCCGGGCTCACCACGTCTTTTGCCTTGCTCCCCGAGTGCATCGCCTTCGCGCTGGTCGCGCATCTCAACCCGCTGATGGGGCTTTACGGGGCGTTCATCATTTGCACCCTGACCGCGCTGTTCGGCGGGCGGCCGGGGATGGTCTCGGGGGCTGCCGGATCGATGGCCGTGGTGATCGTGGCACTGGTGGTGCAACACGGCGTGCAGTATTTGCTGGCCACGGTGCTGCTGGGTGGGTTGATCATGTTGGCGTTCGGGCTGCTGAAGTTGGGCAAACTGGTGCGCATGGTCCCGCACCCGGTGATGCTCGGTTTCGTCAACGGCCTGGCGATCATCATTGCCCTGGCGCAGCTGGAGCATTTCAAAAGCGGAGAGACCTGGCTCAGCGGCACGCCGCTGTCCTTGATGACGGGGCTGGTGGCCGTGACGATGGCCATTGTTTATCTGCTGCCGCGCCTCACGCGTGCGGTGCCGCCGGCACTGGTGGCGATTCTGAGCGTGGGCCTGGCGGTGTATCTGCTGGGCTTGCCGACCCGCACGCTGGGTGACATGGCGCACATCGCCGGTGGCCTGCCGACCTTTGCGCTGCCAGACATTCCCTGGAGCCTGGAAACCCTGCGCATCATCGCCCCCTACGCGATATTGATGGCGCTGGTCGGCCTGCTGGAAACCCTGCTGACCCTGAACCTGACCGACGAAATCACCGAGAGCCGTGGCTTCCCGGATCGCGAGTGCGTGGCGCTGGGCGCGGCCAACATGGTCTCGGGCGTGTTCGGTGGCATGGGTGGCTGCGCGATGATCGGCCAGACCGTGATCAACCTCAGCTCCGGTGGGCGCGGCCGGCTGTCGGGCGTGGTGGCCGGGGTTCTGATTCTGCTGTTCATCCTGTTTCTTTCACCGCTGATCGAGCGCATCCCGCTGGCAGCGCTGGTCGGGGTGATGTTTGTGGTGTCCCAGCAGACGTTCGCCTGGGCCTCGCTGCGGGTGGTGAACAAAGTGCCGTTGAACGACGTGCTGGTGATCATCGCGGTGACGGTCATCACCGTGTTCACCGATCTGGCCACCGCCGTGATGTGCGGGATCATCATCGCGGCGCTCAACTTTGCCTGGCAGCAGGCCCGGCAGCTGTATGCCGACAGTCATCTGGAGAACGACGGCAGCAAACTCTACCGGGTGCATGGCACGCTGTTCTTTGCCTCGACCACGCCTTTCCTCAATCAATTTGACCCGGCCAATGATCCTGCCCAGGTCACGCTCGATTGCCGTCATTTGAGCTTCGTTGATTACTCGGCCATCTCTGCGCTGGATACGCTGCGCGAACGCTACACCAAGGCCGGCAAGCACCTGCGCGTGCTGCACGTGTCGGCGCGTTGCAAAAAACTGCTGAAACGCGCCCGCGTGAGTCACGACTGA
- a CDS encoding gluconate:H+ symporter, with amino-acid sequence MTLSFGYWLLVYAAIAIIALIVLIARYRLNPFIVITLVSIGLALLAGMPASGVVGAYEAGVGKTLGHIALVVALGTMLGKMMAESGGAEQVARTLIDRFGEKNAHWAMVCIAFLVGLPLFFEVGFVLLVPIAFTVARRVGVSILMVGLPMVAGLSVVHALVPPHPAAMLAVQVYGASVGQTLMYAILIGIPTAIIAGPLYAKFIVPRIQLPAENPLERQFLEREPRDSLPGFGITMATILLPVVLMLIGGWANLISTPGSGLNQFLLFIGNSVIALLLATLLSFWTLGIAQGFSRESILKFTNECLAPTASITLLVGAGGGLNRILVDAGVTDQIVSLAHEFHLSPLIMGWLFAALMRIATGSATVAMTTASGIVAPVAIGLGYPHPELLVLATGAGSVIFSHVNDGGFWLIKEYFNMSVAQTFKTWTVLETIISVVAFGLTVGLSYLI; translated from the coding sequence ATGACCCTGTCCTTCGGCTATTGGCTGCTGGTGTATGCCGCCATCGCCATCATTGCACTGATCGTTCTGATCGCCCGTTACCGGCTCAATCCCTTTATCGTCATCACCCTGGTGTCCATCGGCCTGGCCTTGCTGGCCGGGATGCCGGCGTCCGGCGTGGTCGGTGCGTACGAGGCCGGGGTCGGCAAAACCCTGGGGCACATTGCGCTGGTGGTGGCGCTGGGGACGATGCTCGGCAAGATGATGGCCGAGTCCGGCGGCGCCGAGCAGGTGGCGCGGACCTTGATCGACCGCTTCGGCGAGAAGAACGCGCACTGGGCGATGGTCTGCATTGCATTCCTGGTCGGGCTGCCGCTGTTCTTCGAGGTCGGTTTTGTGTTGCTGGTGCCGATCGCTTTTACCGTGGCGCGGCGTGTGGGCGTGTCGATTCTGATGGTCGGTTTGCCGATGGTCGCCGGGCTCTCGGTGGTGCATGCGCTGGTGCCACCGCACCCGGCGGCGATGCTCGCGGTGCAGGTGTATGGGGCGTCGGTCGGGCAGACGTTGATGTACGCGATTCTGATCGGCATTCCGACGGCGATCATCGCCGGTCCGCTGTACGCCAAGTTCATCGTGCCGCGCATTCAGTTGCCGGCGGAAAACCCGCTGGAACGCCAGTTCCTCGAGCGCGAACCGCGCGACAGCCTGCCGGGCTTCGGCATCACCATGGCGACCATTCTGTTGCCGGTGGTGCTGATGCTGATTGGTGGCTGGGCCAACCTGATCTCCACGCCAGGCAGCGGCCTCAACCAGTTTTTGTTGTTCATCGGCAACTCGGTGATCGCCTTGCTGCTGGCCACGCTGCTGAGCTTCTGGACCCTCGGCATCGCCCAGGGATTTAGCCGCGAATCGATCCTTAAATTCACCAACGAATGCCTGGCCCCGACCGCCAGCATCACCTTGCTGGTGGGCGCCGGTGGCGGCCTCAACCGGATTCTGGTGGACGCCGGCGTCACCGACCAGATCGTCAGCCTGGCCCACGAATTTCACCTGTCGCCGCTGATCATGGGCTGGTTGTTCGCCGCGTTGATGCGCATCGCCACCGGTTCTGCGACGGTGGCGATGACCACCGCTTCGGGGATTGTCGCGCCGGTGGCCATTGGGCTCGGCTATCCGCATCCAGAATTGCTGGTGCTGGCGACCGGTGCCGGGTCGGTGATTTTTTCCCACGTCAACGACGGTGGCTTCTGGTTGATCAAGGAATACTTCAACATGAGCGTCGCCCAGACCTTCAAGACCTGGACCGTGCTGGAGACTATTATTTCGGTGGTCGCGTTCGGTCTGACCGTGGGCCTTTCCTACCTGATTTAA
- a CDS encoding MurR/RpiR family transcriptional regulator, translating into MDILYQIRARQDSFSAGEGRIARLMLDDVGFASSASLDELALRAEVSTATLSRFARTVGCRDLRDLRLQLAQASGVGSRFLDPAGTPDQSAFYRQIVGDIESTLHQHLSAFDETRFTDAVKLLGKARMIHAFGMGGCSTLCSDELQVRLVRLGYPIAVCHDPVMMRVTAASLGAEHAVIVCSLTGITPELLQAVELARSYGARILAITRADSALAQLADVLLPLQSAETSFIYKPTAARYGMLLAIDVLATELALANPEDNQERLRRIKLALDDYRGGDDHLPLGD; encoded by the coding sequence ATGGACATCCTCTACCAGATCCGCGCCCGCCAGGATTCCTTCAGTGCCGGTGAAGGACGCATCGCTCGTCTGATGCTCGACGACGTAGGCTTTGCCTCGTCCGCCAGCCTTGATGAGCTGGCGCTGAGAGCGGAAGTCAGCACGGCCACCCTGTCGCGTTTCGCCCGTACGGTAGGGTGCCGGGATTTGCGCGATTTGCGCCTGCAACTGGCCCAGGCCAGTGGCGTCGGCAGCCGTTTTCTCGACCCGGCCGGCACGCCGGACCAGTCGGCGTTTTACCGGCAGATCGTCGGTGATATCGAGTCGACCTTGCACCAGCATCTGTCGGCGTTCGACGAGACTCGCTTCACCGATGCGGTGAAGCTGCTGGGCAAGGCGCGCATGATTCATGCATTCGGCATGGGCGGCTGCTCGACCTTGTGCAGTGATGAGCTGCAAGTGCGGCTGGTGCGGCTCGGTTATCCGATTGCCGTGTGCCACGACCCGGTGATGATGCGCGTCACCGCCGCCAGCCTCGGCGCCGAGCACGCGGTGATCGTTTGCTCGCTGACCGGCATTACCCCCGAGCTGCTTCAAGCCGTTGAACTGGCGCGCAGCTACGGCGCGCGAATTCTGGCGATCACCCGGGCCGACTCGGCGCTGGCGCAACTGGCCGATGTGCTGCTGCCGCTGCAAAGCGCCGAGACGTCCTTTATCTACAAACCGACCGCGGCACGCTACGGCATGCTGCTGGCGATCGACGTGCTGGCCACCGAGCTGGCGCTGGCTAACCCTGAAGACAATCAAGAGCGTCTGCGGCGAATCAAACTCGCCCTGGACGATTACCGCGGCGGCGACGATCACTTGCCGCTGGGAGACTGA
- a CDS encoding amidohydrolase family protein: protein MMYDTLIRNALVIDGSNAPGYTADVAILDGRIERIGDLHDATATEEIDAAGRVLAPGFIDVHTHDDTVVIRQPQMLPKLSQGVTTVIVGNCGISASPVSLKGNPPDPMNLLGTAAAFVYPTFSDYRAAVEAANTTLNVAALVGHTALRSNHLDDLFRTATADEISAMREQLRESLEAGALGLSTGLAYASAFSASTDEVKQLTEELTAFGAVYTTHLRSEFEPVLEAMDEAFQIGRHSKSPVIISHLKCAGAGNWGRSPQLLASLEHAAKTHPVGCDCYPYAASSSTLDLKQVTDAHRITITWSTPHPEMGGRDLMDIAAEWNLSLLDAARQLQPAGAVYYGMDEADVRRILAHPLSMVGSDGLPEDPFPHPRLWGAFPRVLGHFSRDVGLFPLHTAVHKMTGLSAARFGLKERGEIREGNWADLVLFNPVTIRDVADFNDPQRAAEGIDGVWVNGVLSYSEGQANGKREGRFLARQGDLRDGFV, encoded by the coding sequence ATGATGTACGACACGCTGATTCGCAACGCCCTGGTCATCGATGGCAGCAACGCCCCCGGTTACACCGCCGATGTGGCGATCCTGGACGGGCGCATCGAGCGCATCGGCGATTTGCACGATGCCACGGCCACCGAAGAAATCGACGCCGCCGGCCGCGTGCTGGCGCCGGGTTTTATCGATGTGCACACCCATGACGACACCGTGGTCATCCGCCAACCGCAGATGCTGCCCAAGCTCAGCCAGGGCGTGACCACGGTGATCGTCGGCAACTGCGGGATCAGCGCTTCGCCAGTAAGTTTGAAGGGCAATCCGCCGGACCCGATGAACCTGCTCGGCACCGCCGCAGCCTTTGTTTATCCGACGTTCAGCGATTACCGCGCAGCAGTCGAAGCGGCAAACACCACGCTGAACGTTGCAGCACTGGTCGGGCACACCGCGTTGCGCAGTAACCACCTCGACGACTTGTTCCGCACCGCCACGGCGGATGAAATCAGCGCAATGCGCGAGCAACTGCGCGAGAGCCTTGAGGCCGGCGCGTTGGGGTTATCCACAGGCCTGGCGTACGCCAGCGCGTTCTCGGCGTCCACCGATGAAGTGAAGCAACTGACCGAAGAGCTGACGGCGTTCGGTGCGGTGTACACCACCCATTTGCGCAGCGAATTCGAACCGGTGCTGGAGGCCATGGACGAGGCTTTCCAGATTGGTCGTCATTCGAAATCCCCGGTGATCATTTCCCACCTCAAATGCGCGGGCGCCGGTAACTGGGGGCGCAGCCCGCAATTGCTGGCGTCCCTTGAACACGCGGCGAAAACCCACCCGGTGGGCTGCGACTGCTATCCCTACGCGGCCAGTTCTTCGACGCTGGATTTGAAGCAAGTCACCGATGCGCACCGCATCACCATCACCTGGTCGACACCGCACCCGGAAATGGGCGGCCGCGACCTGATGGACATCGCCGCCGAGTGGAACCTGTCGTTACTCGACGCCGCCCGCCAACTGCAACCGGCGGGTGCGGTGTACTACGGAATGGACGAAGCGGATGTCCGCAGAATCCTCGCGCACCCGCTGTCGATGGTCGGCTCCGACGGGCTGCCCGAAGACCCGTTCCCGCATCCGCGATTGTGGGGTGCATTTCCACGGGTACTCGGGCATTTCAGTCGCGATGTCGGGTTGTTTCCGTTGCACACGGCGGTACACAAAATGACCGGGCTGTCGGCGGCGCGGTTTGGCTTGAAAGAGCGTGGCGAGATTCGTGAAGGCAACTGGGCGGATCTGGTGTTGTTCAACCCTGTGACCATTCGCGACGTGGCGGATTTCAATGACCCGCAACGGGCGGCGGAAGGCATCGATGGCGTGTGGGTCAACGGTGTATTGAGTTACAGCGAAGGGCAGGCGAACGGCAAAAGGGAAGGGCGGTTCCTGGCGCGGCAAGGCGATTTGCGTGATGGGTTTGTGTGA